The following coding sequences lie in one Alicyclobacillus curvatus genomic window:
- the argS gene encoding arginine--tRNA ligase, translating into MKSQKLAIAELVAPVVGLSAADVAGLIEYPPNEDMGDLALPCFRFAKQLKKAPAEIAKDVATTLTKAGGFSKVEVAGGYVNVYLSHAGVAREVVDVLRTNALLLFSEERQKGDSAAIDYSSPNIAKPFGVGHLRSTMIGHSIANLLRADGSKVIGINHLGDWGTQFGKNIAAYRMWGDEDTVKQNPTRELLALYVRFHAEAEKNPELEDEGRAWFKRLEDGDEEARALWQWFIDESLKAFQTTYDRLGVHHEYVLGESFYNDKMDAVVDELREKGLLVESQGAEVVDLSAYDLPPCIIRKSDGATIYATRDLAAAIYRHDVLGGNRLIYVVGGEQILHFQQVFKVLELMGRDWARDCRHVAFGMMKYNGERLSTRRGKIVYLEDVLEKAVAEAMRIIEEKNPNLPDKNDVAEAVGIGAVVFNDLKNYRMHDVDFRYEDVLNFDGETGPYVQYTHARACSVLRKAGPGWDEAPGANLSADAGDLHPSEWRLVVEMNKANEVFERAVVQLDPSLIARLVLDVCHAFNRFYHDVPILSAQTEADKLLRLRLTDATRAFIAFCLNVLGLRAPEAM; encoded by the coding sequence ATGAAATCGCAAAAATTGGCTATCGCCGAGCTGGTGGCGCCGGTTGTCGGCCTGTCAGCCGCGGATGTCGCCGGACTCATCGAATATCCCCCGAATGAAGACATGGGTGACTTGGCCTTGCCTTGCTTTCGATTTGCAAAACAGTTGAAGAAGGCGCCTGCGGAAATCGCGAAGGATGTCGCCACCACTTTAACAAAAGCTGGGGGTTTCAGCAAAGTTGAAGTAGCTGGCGGCTACGTCAATGTGTACCTTTCGCATGCAGGTGTGGCAAGAGAAGTGGTAGACGTGTTGCGCACAAACGCTCTTCTTCTTTTCTCAGAAGAACGCCAGAAGGGCGATTCGGCAGCCATCGATTACTCCTCGCCAAATATCGCAAAGCCGTTTGGTGTTGGTCATCTGCGCTCGACCATGATTGGTCACTCGATTGCCAACTTGTTGCGGGCGGACGGATCGAAGGTTATCGGCATCAATCACCTTGGCGACTGGGGCACCCAATTCGGCAAAAACATTGCAGCATATCGCATGTGGGGAGACGAAGACACGGTCAAGCAGAATCCGACGCGTGAACTTCTGGCTCTCTACGTACGGTTTCACGCCGAAGCTGAGAAGAATCCGGAGTTGGAAGATGAAGGACGAGCCTGGTTCAAGCGCCTCGAGGACGGAGACGAAGAAGCGAGAGCGCTATGGCAATGGTTCATTGATGAGAGTTTGAAGGCCTTCCAAACAACCTATGACAGACTTGGCGTTCATCATGAGTATGTCCTTGGCGAAAGTTTCTACAACGACAAGATGGATGCGGTTGTTGATGAACTGCGTGAGAAGGGACTGCTTGTTGAGAGCCAAGGCGCAGAAGTCGTAGACCTGTCAGCGTACGACTTACCTCCGTGCATCATTCGCAAGTCTGATGGCGCCACCATCTACGCAACCCGCGACTTGGCAGCGGCCATCTACCGCCACGACGTGCTTGGCGGAAATCGCCTGATATACGTCGTGGGCGGAGAGCAGATCTTGCACTTCCAGCAAGTCTTTAAAGTCCTGGAGTTGATGGGCAGGGACTGGGCAAGAGACTGCCGTCACGTCGCGTTTGGCATGATGAAATACAACGGGGAACGACTTTCGACGCGTCGCGGAAAGATTGTTTACCTTGAGGATGTGCTCGAAAAGGCAGTAGCTGAGGCCATGCGCATTATCGAGGAGAAAAACCCGAATCTCCCAGACAAAAACGACGTAGCTGAAGCCGTCGGCATCGGAGCGGTTGTCTTCAACGACCTGAAGAACTACCGCATGCACGATGTGGACTTCCGCTACGAGGACGTGCTCAACTTTGATGGAGAAACCGGCCCCTACGTACAGTACACCCACGCGCGCGCGTGCAGCGTACTGCGTAAGGCTGGACCTGGCTGGGATGAGGCACCAGGCGCTAATCTAAGTGCGGACGCCGGTGACTTGCATCCCAGCGAATGGCGACTGGTCGTCGAAATGAATAAGGCGAACGAGGTATTTGAACGGGCGGTCGTTCAACTGGACCCTTCCCTCATTGCACGTTTAGTCCTGGACGTATGTCACGCATTTAACCGTTTTTACCACGACGTGCCAATCTTGTCCGCACAGACTGAGGCCGACAAACTTTTGCGCCTGCGCTTGACGGATGCCACAAGGGCTTTCATCGCCTTCTGTCTCAACGTCCTTGGACTGCGAGCCCCAGAAGCGATGTAG
- a CDS encoding peptidoglycan DD-metalloendopeptidase family protein, protein MELTQRLQSLKRRLTAASQQKTNSLFPHLAAFHKLTNWTMLRELPRQFTLTRAKIHHQWSHGPNVRLYAATFTAAVLFISGSYVAVDRIQSTQSWVEVFSNGTFMGLVPNDKPIVSGLKQTAAAYDVNIELYPVHTHANLGYDWQSVASLPTDAVAIRSNGKPLVYVSSTSAAESVLSQVEKALTPKGISRNAQVQFVGHVDTANAVVSVASILNPTSAVHYLLHPSSAQLAGRSASLVSMADTAQNGQAGWADSIFGTDVGLNLATASDTSAPAQTATLNTGSPSQARTLQLDIPTQRGGLQTGGGATSVPNGSTVYGGTAGTASSGAASTGSRINTVSESVGSGSATNGPAATVRSAGPLLSVQAKQTVTQVLAMPFPIQYEKTPHLGLGVIKVLKTGKPGTVQERIQITYVNGRPTGKTVLAKTVLVQPHAEVAEKGTNSGMASGSWIWPTDAYDITSGFGWRMLYGGPNFHPGKDIGVPIGSPVYATNNGVVVQAGWNSGGYGNWVMINNGSGIDTVFGHLSHVLVHVGQTVAKGDLIARSGDTGFSTGPHLHYEVRQNGVPIDPTPYM, encoded by the coding sequence GTGGAGCTGACACAGCGTCTGCAGAGCCTGAAGAGGCGACTGACAGCGGCGAGCCAGCAGAAGACGAACAGTTTGTTTCCTCACTTGGCAGCTTTTCACAAGCTTACAAATTGGACTATGCTCCGTGAACTACCTCGCCAGTTCACTTTGACGCGTGCAAAAATACACCATCAGTGGTCCCATGGGCCGAATGTTCGACTATATGCCGCTACATTTACAGCAGCAGTGCTCTTTATCTCAGGGTCGTACGTTGCGGTCGATAGGATCCAATCTACACAGTCTTGGGTTGAAGTGTTTTCAAACGGCACATTTATGGGGCTGGTGCCAAATGACAAGCCAATCGTATCTGGCCTGAAACAAACGGCAGCAGCCTATGATGTCAATATCGAGCTGTACCCTGTGCACACTCATGCAAACCTCGGTTACGACTGGCAGTCCGTGGCGAGTCTGCCGACGGACGCAGTGGCCATTCGCTCAAATGGAAAGCCGCTCGTCTATGTATCTTCGACGTCGGCAGCCGAAAGTGTCCTCAGTCAGGTCGAGAAAGCATTGACTCCAAAAGGCATCAGCAGGAATGCCCAAGTTCAATTTGTTGGACACGTGGATACGGCGAATGCAGTAGTCAGTGTTGCTTCGATTCTCAACCCGACGTCAGCCGTCCACTATCTGTTACACCCGAGCAGTGCACAACTGGCCGGTCGGTCAGCGTCACTGGTTTCAATGGCAGACACGGCGCAGAACGGACAAGCCGGGTGGGCGGACAGTATCTTCGGGACGGATGTGGGATTGAATTTGGCCACTGCGTCAGATACTTCCGCACCCGCACAAACTGCAACCTTGAACACAGGGAGTCCCTCTCAGGCCCGGACGCTCCAACTTGACATTCCAACGCAGCGAGGCGGCTTGCAGACTGGTGGCGGCGCCACGAGTGTACCGAACGGTTCGACGGTGTACGGCGGAACGGCGGGAACGGCATCATCGGGGGCCGCATCGACAGGGAGCAGGATTAACACGGTGAGTGAATCGGTGGGAAGCGGATCGGCAACCAACGGACCAGCAGCAACGGTGCGGTCGGCCGGCCCGTTGCTCAGCGTTCAGGCGAAGCAGACGGTGACACAAGTGCTTGCCATGCCCTTTCCCATTCAGTACGAGAAAACGCCACATCTTGGGCTCGGCGTCATCAAGGTGCTCAAAACCGGAAAACCTGGGACGGTCCAGGAGCGCATTCAGATTACCTACGTCAACGGGCGCCCCACTGGAAAAACAGTGCTCGCAAAGACTGTCTTAGTGCAACCGCATGCGGAAGTCGCCGAGAAGGGGACAAACTCTGGGATGGCATCCGGCTCATGGATCTGGCCGACCGATGCATACGACATTACATCAGGGTTCGGCTGGCGGATGTTGTACGGGGGCCCGAACTTTCACCCGGGCAAAGATATCGGTGTGCCGATTGGTTCACCAGTATATGCTACGAATAACGGCGTTGTCGTCCAGGCCGGATGGAACTCTGGGGGCTACGGGAACTGGGTGATGATCAACAACGGCAGCGGCATCGATACGGTGTTTGGGCACCTGTCGCACGTTTTGGTGCATGTTGGACAAACCGTCGCGAAAGGCGATTTGATTGCCCGATCCGGTGACACGGGATTCTCCACCGGACCACACCTGCACTACGAGGTTCGGCAAAACGGGGTTCCGATTGATCCGACACCGTATATGTGA
- the hprK gene encoding HPr(Ser) kinase/phosphatase, with amino-acid sequence MSKARSVTVEELIRGLGLTVFTPDADLSRTINTVDINRPGLALAGYLRYHAAERIQLLGRTELSFFRGMDPREQALRVFAFCSYEQTPCVIVSRGEMPPETLLKEALARGLPVLGSNQVTTRAAAIISNFLEERLAPETLVHGVLVDVYGIGILITGSSGIGKSETALELIKRGHRLVADDAVVIRQVSDESLVGSPPPLLQYLLEIRGVGVLNAMTLFGAGAVRTHKKLAMVIHLEAWRDDVAYDRLGIDEETIRILDMDLPSLTIPVRPGRNLAVIIEVAAMNHRLKRIGFNAAQQFSEQLAHAIEDQDD; translated from the coding sequence ATGAGTAAAGCAAGATCGGTTACCGTGGAGGAACTTATCCGCGGTCTGGGACTGACAGTGTTTACCCCCGACGCTGATTTGTCCCGTACCATTAATACCGTAGATATCAACCGGCCAGGGCTTGCCTTGGCCGGCTATCTACGATATCACGCCGCGGAACGCATTCAGTTGCTCGGCCGGACGGAATTGTCCTTCTTTCGCGGAATGGACCCAAGAGAGCAGGCACTGCGTGTGTTTGCTTTCTGTTCCTACGAGCAGACCCCTTGTGTCATTGTCTCGCGTGGCGAAATGCCGCCAGAGACGCTGCTAAAGGAAGCCTTGGCGCGAGGACTGCCGGTGCTTGGCTCAAACCAGGTTACGACGCGTGCCGCTGCCATCATCTCCAACTTCCTCGAAGAGCGGCTGGCACCCGAGACATTGGTTCACGGGGTTCTCGTTGATGTTTATGGAATCGGCATCCTTATCACCGGGTCGAGCGGTATTGGCAAAAGTGAGACGGCGCTTGAGTTGATTAAGCGCGGGCATCGACTGGTTGCAGACGACGCGGTCGTCATCCGTCAGGTCTCCGATGAGAGTCTGGTCGGGAGTCCGCCGCCGCTGCTGCAGTACTTGCTTGAAATCCGCGGTGTCGGTGTCTTGAATGCCATGACCTTGTTTGGCGCAGGTGCAGTCCGAACCCACAAAAAGCTGGCAATGGTGATTCACCTTGAGGCGTGGCGGGACGACGTCGCTTACGACAGACTGGGCATTGACGAGGAGACCATTCGCATCCTTGACATGGATCTGCCTTCATTGACGATTCCAGTCAGGCCCGGCCGTAACCTCGCAGTCATCATCGAAGTCGCAGCGATGAACCATCGTTTAAAGCGTATCGGCTTTAACGCCGCTCAGCAGTTCTCAGAGCAATTGGCGCATGCCATTGAGGACCAGGACGACTAG
- the ugpC gene encoding sn-glycerol-3-phosphate ABC transporter ATP-binding protein UgpC — MARVQLNGIWKKYTGDVVAVKDFNLDVQDKEFVVFVGPSGCGKTTTLRMIAGLEDITAGDLFIGERRVNDVAPKDRDIAMVFQNYALYPHMTVYQNMAFGLKLRKFSKSEIDKRVREAADILDIGHLLERKPKALSGGQRQRVALGRAIVREPAVFLMDEPLSNLDAKLRVQMRAEIRKLHQRIQTTVVYVTHDQTEAMTMGDRIVVMRDGLIQQADTPQQVYNYPANMFVAGFIGSPAMNFIRGELTEEGGAITFRAPEVSVRLQEGRYETLRNAGVVGKEVVLGIRPEDMHNEEMYLSTYPDAVLNARVEVAENMGSEVYIHINVGGQSMISRVSSRYQYSPGTELKLAVDLNKAHIFNAETEEAIPHHVGEAQAVR; from the coding sequence ATGGCGAGAGTTCAACTCAACGGGATTTGGAAAAAGTACACCGGCGATGTCGTCGCAGTAAAGGACTTCAACCTCGACGTTCAAGATAAGGAATTTGTGGTCTTCGTCGGCCCGTCAGGTTGCGGTAAGACAACGACGCTCCGCATGATTGCAGGCCTTGAAGACATCACGGCTGGCGACCTCTTCATCGGTGAACGCCGCGTGAACGACGTTGCGCCGAAAGACCGCGACATTGCGATGGTGTTCCAGAACTATGCTCTCTATCCGCACATGACGGTGTACCAGAACATGGCGTTCGGTTTGAAACTGAGGAAGTTTTCAAAGAGTGAAATTGACAAGCGTGTTCGCGAAGCCGCAGACATTCTTGATATCGGCCACTTGCTCGAGAGAAAGCCAAAGGCGCTGTCAGGCGGCCAAAGACAACGTGTCGCTTTAGGACGCGCCATCGTGCGCGAACCGGCTGTGTTCTTGATGGACGAACCACTGTCCAACCTCGACGCGAAGCTCCGCGTGCAAATGCGCGCCGAGATCCGTAAGCTGCATCAGCGCATCCAGACCACAGTTGTTTATGTCACGCACGACCAGACAGAAGCAATGACGATGGGTGACCGCATTGTCGTCATGCGAGATGGTCTGATTCAGCAGGCAGACACCCCACAACAGGTCTACAATTACCCGGCGAACATGTTTGTCGCAGGCTTCATCGGATCGCCAGCAATGAACTTCATTCGCGGCGAACTCACCGAAGAGGGTGGAGCGATTACGTTCCGGGCACCCGAGGTCTCTGTCCGTTTGCAGGAAGGCCGTTATGAGACACTGAGAAATGCCGGCGTCGTCGGGAAAGAAGTTGTCCTCGGCATCCGCCCTGAAGACATGCACAACGAGGAAATGTACCTGTCCACATATCCGGATGCAGTTCTGAACGCACGCGTAGAAGTGGCTGAAAACATGGGCTCTGAAGTGTACATCCACATCAACGTGGGTGGACAATCCATGATTTCCCGTGTCAGCTCCCGTTATCAATACTCCCCAGGCACAGAGCTGAAACTGGCAGTCGACTTGAACAAGGCTCACATCTTCAACGCAGAGACCGAAGAAGCCATCCCGCATCACGTCGGTGAGGCGCAGGCTGTTCGATGA
- a CDS encoding helix-turn-helix domain-containing protein has translation MTTAGMWWADTLESFAEAFAIRYDLVEERHSAVRETGEWWVQGDSWCVQLDSWSHACWLDAVDNPAWRRALTISLQNARAASARQLSWRQVVTRHFSELVHQAQSDNWPQEPNTRRLGLRLITRELTPPGCFAWLEFSRQSPDAEEFRGLVEQVTAALTEVVFVGWTEHPAGLQAAVLFLRTGELEGGDDADLDEENTSYAEGCDPQTLHVRRRTSQLERTLHPLLDSLESDAMVPVKATVGAPFEDVHDWAKGLHTLAEAWRERTWFAPSQPIYEWGQQPIAYLLSILSNWQMEPFLHMAATGSSGNIMLSPDLAETLQGVLAANLNISEASRLLYLHRNTLMNRIDRIRSQTGYDIRQFNDALVLWMAQILIRRQADTPSSTLG, from the coding sequence ATGACAACTGCGGGGATGTGGTGGGCGGACACGTTGGAGTCGTTTGCCGAAGCGTTTGCCATCCGCTATGACCTCGTGGAGGAGCGACATTCAGCCGTCCGCGAGACCGGAGAATGGTGGGTCCAAGGAGATTCGTGGTGTGTGCAACTCGACTCCTGGTCCCACGCATGCTGGCTCGATGCGGTAGACAATCCTGCTTGGCGCCGCGCCCTCACCATCTCGCTGCAAAATGCGCGTGCCGCCAGTGCCAGACAACTATCATGGCGTCAAGTCGTCACTCGGCACTTTTCTGAGTTGGTTCACCAAGCTCAGAGTGACAACTGGCCGCAGGAGCCTAACACCCGCAGGTTGGGACTCCGGTTGATAACCCGGGAGTTGACGCCTCCGGGCTGTTTTGCATGGTTGGAGTTCTCCAGGCAATCTCCTGACGCTGAGGAGTTTCGCGGACTCGTAGAACAGGTAACAGCGGCATTAACGGAAGTGGTGTTTGTCGGCTGGACGGAGCACCCAGCAGGACTACAGGCTGCGGTTTTGTTTCTCCGCACTGGCGAACTAGAGGGCGGGGATGACGCTGACCTTGATGAGGAGAACACCAGCTACGCTGAAGGCTGTGACCCCCAAACGCTGCACGTACGACGGCGAACGTCCCAACTTGAACGGACACTGCACCCACTTCTCGATTCGCTCGAGTCAGACGCGATGGTTCCTGTCAAGGCGACTGTCGGTGCGCCTTTTGAAGACGTTCACGACTGGGCCAAGGGGCTGCACACATTGGCTGAGGCCTGGCGTGAACGGACCTGGTTTGCTCCTTCACAGCCCATCTACGAGTGGGGACAGCAACCAATTGCGTACCTGCTTTCCATCCTCTCAAACTGGCAGATGGAACCTTTTCTACATATGGCGGCAACCGGATCAAGTGGCAACATCATGCTATCCCCCGACTTGGCAGAGACTTTGCAAGGTGTCTTAGCAGCCAATCTGAATATCAGCGAAGCTTCACGCCTCTTATATTTGCATCGGAACACACTGATGAATCGGATCGACCGGATTCGGTCGCAGACCGGGTATGACATCAGGCAGTTTAACGACGCACTCGTCTTATGGATGGCCCAGATTCTCATTCGTCGCCAAGCCGACACCCCCTCCTCTACACTCGGATAA
- the uvrA gene encoding excinuclease ABC subunit UvrA, whose protein sequence is MAHDRIVVKGARAHNLKNVDVVIPRDKFVVLTGLSGSGKSSLAFDTIYAEGQRRYVESLSAYARQFLGQMDKPDVDSIDGLSPAISIDQKTTSRNPRSTVGTVTEIYDYLRLLYARVGRPYCPNCHIPISSQTVEQMVDRILEYPEGTRMQVLAPIVRGRKGEHKSVFEDMKKSGYVRVRVDGEVREVADEIVLEKNKKHTIEVVIDRIVVRADVASRLADSLETALGLSGGLVGIDVIGQDELLFSQNFACPKCGFSVGELAPRMFSFNSPFGACEACTGLGVHMEVDEDLVIPDWTKSIDDGAIVPWVGSSSTYYPQLLAAACTAFGVRTDIPVSEIPKAGMEKILRGTNEKINFTFENDWGQTKTAELPFEGVITNLERRYRDTASDWTREFIEEYMSSKPCPACKGRRLRPESLAVKVGELSISEFTDLAVRDAVPFFEHLELTEKETAIARLILREIEARLGFLRDVGLDYLTLSRSAGTLSGGEAQRIRLATQLGSSLMGVLYILDEPSIGLHQRDNERLIRTLEHMRDLGNTLIVVEHDEDTMLAADHIIDMGPGAGVHGGVVVSQGSPEEIMADEKSLTGQYLVGDRFIPVPEDRRKLDGRKLRVKKAKENNLKNVTVDIPIGVFTCVTGVSGSGKSTLVNEIIHKTLARDLNGARTRPGACAGIEGLEHLDKVIDIDQSPIGRTPRSNPATYTGVFDDIRDIFATTNEAKMRGYKKGRFSFNVRGGRCEACKGDGIIKIEMHFLPDVYVPCEVCKGKRYNRETLEVKYKGKSISDVLDMTIEDALEFFENIPRIARKFQTLVDVGLGYMHVGQPATTLSGGEAQRIKLASELHRRSTGRTLYILDEPTTGLHVADIERLLTVLHRLVEAGDTVLVIEHNLDVIKTADYLVDLGPEGGEGGGRVIATGTPEAVTKVKDSYTGAFLKPILERDKARARGEYRPASLTAREGGVEIALKRRTGA, encoded by the coding sequence GTGGCACACGACCGAATTGTGGTCAAAGGCGCGCGTGCGCACAACTTGAAAAATGTGGACGTGGTGATACCGCGCGACAAGTTTGTTGTGTTGACGGGACTGAGCGGATCGGGCAAGTCATCCCTCGCTTTCGACACCATTTACGCAGAAGGACAGCGCCGCTATGTCGAGTCGCTTTCCGCATACGCGAGGCAATTTCTCGGACAGATGGACAAGCCGGATGTAGATTCGATTGACGGGTTGTCGCCAGCGATATCGATTGACCAAAAGACGACGAGTCGTAATCCCAGGTCAACCGTGGGAACCGTGACGGAGATCTACGATTATTTGCGCTTGCTCTACGCGCGCGTGGGCCGCCCGTATTGCCCGAACTGTCACATCCCAATCAGCTCGCAGACGGTGGAGCAGATGGTCGACCGCATCCTGGAATACCCCGAAGGTACACGTATGCAGGTGCTCGCACCGATTGTGCGCGGCCGTAAGGGGGAGCACAAGAGTGTCTTTGAGGACATGAAAAAAAGCGGCTACGTCCGCGTTCGCGTCGACGGCGAAGTGCGTGAAGTCGCTGACGAGATAGTGCTCGAGAAGAACAAGAAACACACCATTGAGGTCGTCATCGACCGCATCGTCGTTCGTGCCGATGTCGCCAGCAGACTCGCCGATTCGCTCGAGACAGCGCTCGGACTGTCGGGGGGACTTGTGGGCATTGACGTCATCGGCCAGGATGAACTGCTCTTCAGCCAGAACTTTGCCTGTCCGAAATGCGGTTTCAGTGTCGGAGAACTCGCACCTCGCATGTTTTCTTTCAACAGCCCGTTTGGTGCCTGCGAAGCCTGCACGGGTCTCGGTGTGCACATGGAGGTCGACGAGGACCTTGTCATTCCGGACTGGACCAAGAGTATTGACGACGGGGCGATTGTGCCGTGGGTCGGATCGTCTTCGACCTATTATCCACAATTGCTGGCAGCAGCCTGTACCGCGTTCGGTGTGCGCACGGACATTCCTGTGTCCGAGATTCCCAAAGCCGGGATGGAAAAGATTCTGCGCGGAACCAACGAGAAAATTAACTTTACGTTTGAAAACGACTGGGGCCAGACAAAAACCGCAGAGTTGCCGTTTGAGGGGGTCATCACCAACCTTGAGCGCCGCTACCGCGATACCGCGTCAGACTGGACCCGCGAGTTCATTGAAGAATACATGAGCAGCAAACCCTGCCCAGCCTGTAAAGGCCGGCGCCTACGTCCAGAGAGCCTGGCTGTTAAAGTGGGGGAACTAAGTATCTCCGAATTTACCGATCTCGCTGTCCGCGACGCGGTCCCCTTCTTTGAACACCTCGAATTGACGGAGAAGGAGACGGCTATCGCCCGGCTTATCCTGCGAGAAATCGAGGCGCGTCTCGGCTTCCTGCGTGACGTAGGTCTCGACTATCTGACATTATCCCGGAGTGCAGGCACGCTCTCCGGCGGCGAGGCGCAGCGCATCCGGCTCGCCACACAACTTGGTTCAAGCCTGATGGGGGTTCTCTACATCCTCGACGAGCCTTCGATTGGACTGCACCAACGTGACAATGAACGTCTCATTCGGACGCTCGAGCACATGCGCGACCTTGGGAATACCTTGATTGTCGTTGAGCATGATGAAGACACCATGCTTGCAGCGGATCACATTATCGACATGGGGCCCGGTGCCGGTGTTCATGGAGGTGTGGTGGTCAGTCAGGGATCGCCGGAAGAGATTATGGCGGACGAAAAGTCGTTGACCGGACAGTATCTCGTTGGTGACCGCTTCATTCCAGTGCCAGAGGACAGGCGCAAGCTCGATGGTCGCAAGCTGCGGGTCAAGAAAGCCAAGGAAAACAACTTGAAAAACGTCACAGTGGACATTCCAATCGGTGTATTCACGTGTGTAACAGGGGTGAGCGGATCCGGCAAATCCACCCTGGTCAACGAAATCATCCACAAAACGCTTGCCAGGGACCTCAACGGTGCACGCACGAGACCGGGCGCGTGTGCAGGCATTGAGGGGCTTGAGCACCTGGATAAGGTCATCGATATCGACCAGTCACCGATTGGCCGTACACCCCGCAGTAATCCTGCAACGTACACAGGGGTGTTTGATGACATCCGCGACATCTTTGCCACAACCAATGAGGCGAAAATGCGCGGTTACAAGAAGGGGCGGTTCAGCTTCAACGTCCGCGGCGGACGCTGTGAGGCCTGCAAAGGCGACGGTATCATCAAAATCGAAATGCACTTCCTGCCGGATGTTTACGTGCCTTGCGAAGTCTGCAAGGGCAAGCGCTATAACCGCGAGACGCTCGAGGTTAAGTACAAGGGGAAAAGTATCTCTGATGTGCTCGACATGACCATCGAAGACGCGCTAGAGTTCTTTGAGAATATCCCGCGCATTGCCCGCAAGTTCCAGACGCTTGTCGACGTGGGGCTCGGATACATGCACGTCGGGCAACCGGCGACGACCTTGTCGGGTGGTGAGGCTCAGCGCATTAAACTGGCGTCTGAACTCCACCGTCGCAGCACCGGCCGCACCCTGTATATTCTTGACGAGCCGACGACGGGTTTGCACGTGGCTGACATCGAGCGATTGCTCACCGTTTTGCACCGCTTGGTCGAAGCAGGAGATACGGTGCTGGTCATTGAACATAACCTCGATGTCATCAAAACCGCGGATTATCTGGTTGACCTCGGTCCCGAGGGCGGTGAAGGTGGTGGTCGCGTGATTGCCACGGGCACACCAGAAGCGGTGACAAAAGTGAAGGACTCTTACACGGGTGCCTTCCTGAAACCAATTTTGGAACGCGATAAAGCGCGCGCTCGCGGTGAGTACCGACCTGCGAGCCTCACTGCAAGAGAAGGTGGCGTTGAAATCGCATTGAAGCGGAGGACGGGTGCATGA